A genomic window from Salvia splendens isolate huo1 chromosome 11, SspV2, whole genome shotgun sequence includes:
- the LOC121755331 gene encoding putative F-box protein At1g67623: MRMRRRFPKKNKVSYLQTIPRELTTHILSRVAASSAADLSSIKQSCQELREIAEDSYVYQHASLDKFPIVEWSPICEKKQKFLNKCKESSNPEIWYREALLDFFNKKDYALALRKFSKAAEAGHVQALYLCCIMMLLSGNQRRGVGMIAKIKKDGIRVGLCCRKLIEELRQIWVLNPLLSQSRLLCSKHHNRYRPRTNNWSGEEYEDEDEDDCTTCVAARHIKLICACSHL, translated from the exons atgaggatgaggaggagattTCCAAAGAAGAACAAAGTTTCATATCTTCAAACTATTCCTCGTGAATTGACGACCCATATTCTGTCTCGAGTTGCAGCATCTTCCGCAGCCGACCTCTCTAGCATTAAGCAAAG TTGTCAAGAATTACGTGAAATTGCTGAAGATTCATATGTCTACCAACATGCAAGTTTAGACAAATTTCCAATTGTTGAATGGAGTCCAATATGTGagaagaaacaaaagtttcTCAACAAATGCAAAGAAAGCTCTAATCCTGAAATCTGGTATAGGGAAGCACTG TTGGATTTTTTCAACAAGAAAGATTATGCATTAGCTCTTCGAAAATTCTCCAAGGCGGCTGAAGCAGGGCACGTACAAGCCCTATACCTTTGCTGCATTATGATGCTTTTAAGTGGGAACCAGAGGAGGGGGGTTGGAATGATTGCCAAGATTAAGAAAGATGGAATAAGGGTGGGATTGTGCTGCAGAAAATTGATAGAGGAACTGAGACAAATTTGGGTGTTGAATCCATTGCTTAGTCAGTCGCGGTTGCTTTGTAGCAAACACCACAATCGCTACCGCCCGCGAACAAATAACTGGTCAGGCGAAGAATacgaagacgaagacgaagacGACTGCACAACCTGTGTTGCTGCTAGACATATTAAGCTTATTTGTGCTTGTTCTCACCTTTAA